The window TCTTCACCTGCATGCGGATTTAAACCAGCCACTAAAATGCGTGGATTCTTCAAGCCAAATTTATTGACTAAATCGTGATGCAAAATTCGAATAGTGGCTTCTAAACTACTTTTAGTAATGGCGGCGGGCACATCTTTAAGCGCCAAGTGCGTGGTGGCAAGTGCAACGCGTAAGCCGCTACCTACCAGCATCATGACGACTTGTGGTGTATTGGTCAGCTCTGCTAAAAATTCAGTGTGACCGCTAAATGCAATGCCGGCATCATTGATAATGCCTTTATGTACGGGCGCAGTGACCATTGCATCAAACGCTTGGTTTACACATCCTAGTGCCGCAGTTTTTAGCGTTTCCAGTACATATTGGCTATTGCGCGCATCTAATTGTCCTGCCACAGCAGGTTGGTTGATGGCTTGATGTAACACAGTAATAGATCCATTGCCGAGATGTGCTGTATGCGATTTTGCAGAGTATTCTTGGATTTGAATACTGACATCAAGTGCTTTAGCTCGTGCTTGCAGCATGTTGGCATCCGCAATGATGACAACTTCGGCGTTAAGCGGTTGATGTGCTAACAATACGCATAGATCCGCGCCTATGCCAGCGGGTTCGCCGGCAGTGATTGCAATGCGTGGAAGTGATTTTGTCACGTTAAACTAAGCGGAAAGATTATGTAGCTTAAAACTTATCTTCAAGCCTAAGCTCAACGTAAGCACGGTCGCGCAACTCACGGATCCAGTCTTGATAAGCTTCATCTGCTTTACGTGCGCGAATTTCTTGACGGGCTTTCAAGCGAGCAGATTCCTTACTCATGTCTTGCGAGCGGCGCTCCATCACTTGAATGATGTGCCAGCCAAACTGACTACGCACTGGTGCGCTGATTTGCCCATCTTTAAGTGCGTTCATGGCATTCTCAAAAGGAGGGACTGTGTCACCGGGATTTACCCAGTTTAAATCACCGCCATTTGATGCTGTGGAATCTTCTGAAAATTGGCGGGCCAATACTTCAAATTTCTCGCCGTTATCAAGACGCTCTTTAATGGCATCAATTTTGGTTTCAGCCTCTTTGTCAGACATCACCTCGGTAATCTTGATTAAAATATGGCGCGCATGGGTTTGCTGAATGACTAGTGGAGAGTTGCCGCCACGTTTATTGGTAAGTTTGAGTAAATGGAAGCCATTTGGGCTGCGTAGTGGCGCTGAAACTTCACCTGCTTGCATGTTTTTTAATGCATCTAAGAACAATGCGGGCATTTGCGAACCTTTTTTCCAGCCCAAACTACCTCCTTCTAAGGCGTTTGGCGCATCAGAAAAACTTGCAGATACTTTAGCAAAGCTGACGCCAGAATTTAGTTGGCTCAGAGCCTCATCGACTTTTGCTTTTGCTTTTTGAATATCTTCTGTCGCGCCCTCTTCAGGCGTGCGAATCAAAATGTGTGAGATTTCAAATTCATCAGTATTTTCGTTAAGCGAGGCTTGTGAAGTTAAATAGTTGTCAATTTCAGATTCGCTTACGTTCACGCGGCCGTCAACTTCACGTTCTCTCAACCTTGCAACTGTAATTTCATTGCGAATATCTGCTCTAAATTTACGCATGCTGATACCGTCTTTGGCTAACGCCTCACTAAACTCAGTCAGTGTTAAGTTGTTTTGGTCAGCAATTCTTTCAACAGTTTTATCTAATTGATTGTCATCAACTTTAAGGCCAATTTGTGCTGCATACTGAATTTGCAAGGTGTCTGTAATTAAGCGTTCTAAGATTTGTTTACGTAAGACGCTTTCTTCAGGTAATTCCGTGCCTTGTTTTTTAAATTGTGCAGTGACAGTGGCAATGCGGCTTTCCAGCTCTTGCTCAGTAATCACCGTTTGATCGACGATTGCGACAATACGATCTAACTTAACAATATCTGCCGCTTGGGCATTAAATTGATTGCCGATAAAAAGTACGCTAGCAAGCAATATAAATTGAATTGCATGTTTAATGGCTGAATGTTTAATCACTATATGTTTAATCAAGGTGCGCAAAATAGTTACTCGTAATAAGGTTGTTGATAGGTGTCAGGAATAAGACCTGTATTCACATAGCCTGGAATGTTGCGTTTGATGACTGATAAAGGGTTGGCGCCAATTGAGGCTAGCCCGCCGAGTTCAAGTTGAAAGAAGAATGCATAGTTCGCGTTAGCGGTTGCCGTGCTTACACGCTGAATAACAGTTCTTGTCTGCCAGCAGCCTGCATCATACTCTAAGCCAGCCAGTGTTTCGATGATACTGCTTTCACGTAGTG is drawn from Methylotenera versatilis 301 and contains these coding sequences:
- the pdxA gene encoding 4-hydroxythreonine-4-phosphate dehydrogenase PdxA, whose protein sequence is MTKSLPRIAITAGEPAGIGADLCVLLAHQPLNAEVVIIADANMLQARAKALDVSIQIQEYSAKSHTAHLGNGSITVLHQAINQPAVAGQLDARNSQYVLETLKTAALGCVNQAFDAMVTAPVHKGIINDAGIAFSGHTEFLAELTNTPQVVMMLVGSGLRVALATTHLALKDVPAAITKSSLEATIRILHHDLVNKFGLKNPRILVAGLNPHAGEDGYLGREEIDIINPVLEKLRTEGMQLIGALPADTLFAKHHLSKADAVLAMYHDQGLPVLKHASFGEGVNVTLGLPIIRTSVDHGTALDLAGTGNIEIGSMLAAIELAITLAHNKLIS
- a CDS encoding peptidylprolyl isomerase translates to MQFILLASVLFIGNQFNAQAADIVKLDRIVAIVDQTVITEQELESRIATVTAQFKKQGTELPEESVLRKQILERLITDTLQIQYAAQIGLKVDDNQLDKTVERIADQNNLTLTEFSEALAKDGISMRKFRADIRNEITVARLREREVDGRVNVSESEIDNYLTSQASLNENTDEFEISHILIRTPEEGATEDIQKAKAKVDEALSQLNSGVSFAKVSASFSDAPNALEGGSLGWKKGSQMPALFLDALKNMQAGEVSAPLRSPNGFHLLKLTNKRGGNSPLVIQQTHARHILIKITEVMSDKEAETKIDAIKERLDNGEKFEVLARQFSEDSTASNGGDLNWVNPGDTVPPFENAMNALKDGQISAPVRSQFGWHIIQVMERRSQDMSKESARLKARQEIRARKADEAYQDWIRELRDRAYVELRLEDKF